One genomic window of Bacillus mycoides includes the following:
- a CDS encoding RidA family protein gives MKVVQTSKAPQAIGPYSQGIIVNNMFYSSGQIPLTASGELVTGDVTVQTEQVFENLQAVLAEAGASFDTVVKTTVFLKDMDDFNAVNEVYGSYFSTHKPARSCVQVAKLPKDVSVEIEVIALVK, from the coding sequence ATGAAAGTTGTTCAAACAAGCAAAGCACCACAGGCAATCGGACCATATTCACAAGGGATTATTGTGAATAATATGTTCTATAGTTCAGGACAAATTCCGTTAACGGCAAGTGGAGAACTTGTAACAGGAGATGTAACAGTACAAACAGAGCAAGTATTTGAAAATTTACAAGCGGTATTAGCAGAAGCAGGTGCTTCATTTGATACAGTGGTAAAAACAACAGTATTCTTAAAGGATATGGATGATTTTAATGCTGTTAATGAAGTATACGGTTCTTATTTCTCTACTCATAAACCAGCGCGTTCTTGTGTACAAGTGGCAAAATTACCGAAAGATGTTTCTGTTGAAATCGAAGTAATTGCCCTAGTTAAGTAA
- the pth gene encoding aminoacyl-tRNA hydrolase translates to MKLIVGLGNPGREYELTRHNIGFMAIDELAKRWSISLNEQKFKGVFGAGFVNGEKVILLKPLTYMNLSGESIRPLMDYYKIDVEDFIVMYDDLDIPVGKLRLRMKGSAGGHNGVKSTISHLGTQEFQRIRMGIDRPKNGMKVVDYVLGRFTSEEISGVNQSIENAADACEEWLNKPFLQIMNTFNS, encoded by the coding sequence ATGAAATTAATAGTAGGACTTGGGAACCCAGGTAGAGAATATGAATTAACAAGGCATAATATTGGATTTATGGCGATCGATGAACTTGCAAAGCGTTGGAGTATTTCTTTGAATGAGCAAAAGTTTAAAGGAGTATTTGGTGCAGGCTTTGTTAATGGGGAAAAAGTAATCTTACTAAAGCCACTTACATATATGAATTTATCTGGGGAAAGTATCCGTCCGCTCATGGATTATTATAAAATTGATGTTGAGGACTTCATTGTTATGTACGATGATTTAGATATTCCTGTAGGTAAGTTACGCCTTCGCATGAAAGGTAGTGCGGGTGGACATAATGGTGTGAAATCAACAATTTCACATTTAGGAACACAAGAATTTCAACGTATACGTATGGGAATCGATCGTCCGAAAAATGGGATGAAAGTAGTGGATTACGTATTAGGACGTTTTACATCTGAAGAAATATCTGGCGTTAATCAATCCATTGAAAATGCAGCAGATGCATGTGAGGAATGGTTAAATAAACCTTTTCTCCAAATCATGAATACTTTTAATAGTTAA
- the sspF gene encoding acid-soluble spore protein SspF, with protein sequence MSRRRGVMSNQFKEELAKELGFYDVVQKEGWGGIRAKDAGNMVKRAIEIAEQQLMKQNQ encoded by the coding sequence TTGAGTAGACGAAGAGGAGTCATGTCAAATCAATTTAAAGAAGAGCTTGCAAAAGAGCTTGGCTTTTATGATGTTGTTCAGAAAGAAGGATGGGGCGGAATTCGTGCGAAAGATGCTGGTAATATGGTGAAACGTGCTATAGAAATTGCAGAACAGCAATTAATGAAACAAAACCAGTAG
- the spoVG gene encoding septation regulator SpoVG: MEVTDVRLRRVNTEGRMRAIASITLDHEFVVHDIRVIDGNNGLFVAMPSKRTPDGEFRDIAHPINSNTRSKIQDAVLTEYHRLGELEEVEFEEAGAS, from the coding sequence ATGGAAGTGACTGACGTAAGATTACGCCGCGTAAACACAGAAGGCCGCATGAGAGCAATTGCCTCTATTACTCTAGACCATGAATTTGTTGTTCATGATATTCGTGTAATTGATGGTAATAATGGATTATTTGTAGCAATGCCAAGTAAACGTACTCCAGATGGAGAATTCCGTGACATTGCACATCCAATTAATTCTAATACACGCTCTAAAATTCAAGATGCGGTTTTAACAGAGTATCACCGTTTAGGCGAGTTAGAAGAGGTTGAGTTTGAAGAAGCAGGCGCTTCGTAA
- the spoVT gene encoding stage V sporulation protein T, translated as MKATGIVRRIDDLGRVVIPKEIRRTLRIREGDPLEIFVDRDGEVILKKYSPISELGNFAKEYTEALYDSLGHNVLVCDRDSIIAVAGVSKKEYLNKSVGDLIEKTMEERKSVIMTDESEISIIDGVTEKVSSYTIGPIVANGDPIGAVVIFSKEAIISEVEHKSVNTAASFLAKQMEQ; from the coding sequence ATGAAAGCAACTGGAATCGTACGTCGAATTGATGATTTAGGCAGGGTAGTAATCCCAAAGGAAATTCGTAGAACTTTACGTATTCGAGAAGGGGACCCACTAGAAATATTTGTTGATCGCGATGGAGAAGTCATTTTAAAGAAATATTCTCCGATTAGTGAACTAGGTAATTTTGCAAAAGAATATACGGAAGCTTTATATGATAGCTTAGGACATAATGTGCTTGTATGCGATCGTGATTCTATTATCGCAGTAGCAGGCGTATCTAAAAAAGAATACTTAAATAAAAGTGTTGGCGATTTAATTGAGAAGACAATGGAAGAGCGCAAGTCTGTAATTATGACAGATGAAAGTGAAATTTCAATTATTGATGGAGTAACAGAAAAAGTCAGCTCCTATACAATTGGCCCGATTGTTGCGAATGGGGATCCAATTGGAGCTGTTGTTATCTTCTCTAAAGAGGCTATTATAAGTGAAGTAGAGCATAAGTCAGTAAATACAGCTGCAAGCTTTTTAGCGAAACAAATGGAGCAGTAG
- the purR gene encoding pur operon repressor, producing the protein MKIRRSTRLVDMTYYLLQNPRQLVSLTFFAERYQSAKSSISEDLVIIKQTFEQQGVGTLQTIPGAAGGVKYIPYISEEEANLIINELCSLFENPDRILPGGYLYMTDLLSNPRQINGAGRLFASVFARQPIDAVMTVATKGIPLAYAVANYLDVPVVIARKDNKVTEGPTVSINYVSGSSKRIQTMTLAKRSLPEGSNVLIIDDFMKAGGTIQGMMSMLEEFKANVVGIGVLVESTDIEERLINNFVSLIRLSEVDVKEKAIQVEKGNYSLAPFDKGLVEAE; encoded by the coding sequence ATGAAAATTAGACGAAGTACAAGATTGGTCGATATGACTTATTACTTGCTACAAAATCCTCGTCAGCTAGTTTCTCTCACTTTTTTTGCTGAAAGGTATCAATCGGCTAAATCTTCCATTAGTGAAGATCTAGTTATTATTAAGCAAACGTTTGAACAACAAGGGGTCGGCACATTGCAAACGATACCAGGAGCAGCAGGAGGAGTGAAATATATTCCCTATATAAGTGAAGAAGAGGCAAATCTGATTATTAATGAGCTTTGTAGCTTATTTGAAAACCCAGACCGTATTTTGCCTGGCGGTTACTTATATATGACGGATCTTTTAAGTAATCCTCGCCAGATTAATGGCGCAGGTCGTTTATTTGCTTCTGTTTTTGCTAGGCAACCAATTGATGCGGTTATGACGGTAGCGACAAAAGGAATTCCGCTTGCTTATGCAGTAGCGAACTACTTAGATGTACCGGTAGTAATTGCGAGAAAAGATAATAAGGTAACAGAAGGACCCACTGTTAGTATTAACTATGTATCAGGTTCCTCTAAGCGAATCCAAACGATGACTTTAGCAAAGCGTAGCCTTCCAGAAGGATCCAATGTTTTAATTATTGATGACTTTATGAAAGCTGGCGGAACCATTCAGGGCATGATGAGCATGCTAGAAGAGTTTAAAGCTAATGTTGTTGGAATTGGCGTATTAGTAGAGTCTACGGATATTGAAGAAAGACTTATTAATAACTTTGTATCATTAATTCGTCTGTCAGAAGTTGATGTGAAAGAAAAAGCGATTCAAGTGGAAAAGGGAAATTATTCACTTGCACCATTTGATAAAGGGCTTGTAGAGGCTGAGTAA
- the ispE gene encoding 4-(cytidine 5'-diphospho)-2-C-methyl-D-erythritol kinase, which translates to MKLLVKAPAKINLSLDVLGKRQDGYHEVKMIMTTIDLADRLELMELAEDRIEILSHNRYVPDDQRNLAYQAAKLLKEKFNVKKGVSITIEKTIPVAAGLAGGSSDAAATLRGLNRLWDLGLTIKELAELGAEIGSDVSFCVYGGTAIATGRGEKIEHIKTPPSCWVILAKPHIGVSTADVYGNLKLNRVTHPNVDKMVEVINDGDYKGICDTVGNVLEDVTFVMHPEVARIKAQMKRFGADAVLMSGSGPTVFGLVHHDSRMHRIYNGLKGFCEQVYAVRLLGERETLE; encoded by the coding sequence TTGAAGCTACTAGTGAAAGCACCAGCAAAGATTAATCTGTCGTTAGATGTACTGGGAAAAAGACAAGATGGATATCATGAAGTGAAAATGATTATGACAACAATCGACTTAGCAGATCGTTTAGAGCTAATGGAATTAGCAGAAGATCGTATTGAAATTTTGTCTCATAATCGGTATGTCCCAGACGACCAACGCAACTTAGCTTATCAAGCAGCGAAATTATTAAAAGAGAAGTTTAATGTGAAAAAAGGTGTATCTATTACTATTGAAAAAACGATTCCAGTAGCAGCTGGATTAGCAGGTGGAAGTAGTGATGCAGCAGCGACATTACGTGGCCTTAATAGGTTATGGGATTTAGGGCTTACAATTAAGGAATTAGCAGAGCTTGGCGCAGAAATTGGATCAGATGTATCGTTCTGTGTATATGGCGGAACTGCAATTGCCACTGGAAGAGGAGAGAAAATTGAACATATAAAGACTCCACCTTCCTGTTGGGTTATTTTAGCAAAGCCCCACATTGGTGTATCTACTGCTGATGTGTATGGGAATTTAAAATTAAATCGTGTTACACATCCAAATGTAGATAAAATGGTTGAAGTCATTAATGACGGGGACTATAAAGGGATTTGTGATACTGTTGGTAACGTTTTAGAAGATGTGACGTTTGTGATGCATCCTGAGGTTGCACGTATTAAGGCGCAGATGAAACGATTTGGTGCGGATGCCGTATTAATGAGTGGAAGTGGCCCAACTGTATTTGGTCTTGTACACCATGATTCGCGAATGCATCGTATATATAACGGTTTAAAAGGATTTTGCGAACAAGTATATGCAGTTCGTTTATTAGGAGAGCGAGAAACGCTTGAATAA
- the mfd gene encoding transcription-repair coupling factor, producing the protein MIGLLEQFYKNEEIQSVINGLENGLKEQLVSGMATSSRSLLMAALYKKTKQSQLIVTHNLYQAQKIHEDLVALLGEKDVWLYPVNELIASEVGVASPELKAQRIEVLNRLAAGENGIIVAPVAGLRRFLPIKELWKQRQIEINLGQEIDLDALLHTLHHIGYERKSMVEAPGEFSLRGGILDIYPLTEELPFRIEFFDTQVDSIRLFDVEEQRSQDKRESVRFGPATEFLFSQEELKSGIKHLEEGLTKTMQKLSDDKLKTAVLETVSHEIEMLKNGQSIEQMFKYLSIFYKEPASLIDYLPENGVVILDEISRIQETASHLETEEAEWYISLLGEGTIIQDLSFSHSFEEFLHNKKRSFVYLTLFLRHITHTHPQNIVNVTCKTMQDFHGQMQLLKTEIDRWNEGHFTTVVLGTDDERVKKLQHILSDYDIDADIVEATDVLLPGRLQIAVGDLHAGFEMPMQKFVVITEKELFHKKVKKSQRKQKLSNAERIKSYSELKVGDHVVHVNHGIGKFLGIETLEINGVHKDYLNIKYQGNDKLYVPIEQIDQVQKYVGSEGKDPKVYKLGGNDWKKVKTKVEKSVQDIADDLIKLYAEREASKGYAYTPDTAEQQEFESSFPYQETEDQLRSIEEIKKDMERGRPMDRLLCGDVGYGKTEVAIRAAFKAIMDEKQVAILVPTTILAQQHYETIRERFQDYPINIGLLSRFRTRKQQNETIKGLKDGTVDIVIGTHRILSKDVTYKDLGLLIIDEEQRFGVTHKEKIKQLKANVDVLTLTATPIPRTLHMSMLGVRDLSVIETPPENRFPVQTYVVEYNPALMREAIERELARGGQIYFLYNRVEDIERKADEISMLVPDARVTYAHGKMNEGELESVMLSFLEGQHDVLVSTTIIETGVDIPNVNTLIVFDADRMGLSQLYQLRGRVGRSNRVAYAYFAYKRDKVLSEVAERRLQAIKEFTELGSGFKIAMRDLSIRGAGNLLGAEQHGFIDSVGFDLYSQMLKDAIEQRRGTDGVENTVNVEIDLEVDAYLPDAYISDSKQKIMMYKQFRGISAIEDIEELQEEMIDRFGDYPQEVGYLLQIANIKVLAMKEQIELIKQNKFEVTFLFSEQASQNIDGGKLFMLGSSFGRMIGLGMEGSQLKIVMKTNGLETSKWLTIAENLLKGLPDVKKEVINA; encoded by the coding sequence ATGATAGGTTTATTAGAGCAATTTTATAAAAATGAAGAAATACAATCGGTTATTAATGGGCTAGAAAATGGGTTGAAAGAACAACTTGTATCGGGTATGGCAACATCCTCTCGTTCATTATTAATGGCAGCTTTATATAAAAAAACAAAGCAATCACAGCTTATTGTGACGCACAATTTATACCAAGCACAAAAAATACATGAAGATTTAGTGGCGTTACTTGGTGAAAAAGATGTTTGGCTATATCCGGTAAATGAATTGATAGCATCGGAAGTTGGTGTTGCAAGTCCAGAATTGAAGGCGCAGCGTATTGAAGTGTTAAATCGCTTAGCTGCGGGAGAGAATGGGATTATTGTAGCGCCAGTTGCAGGGCTGCGTAGGTTTTTACCAATAAAAGAATTATGGAAGCAAAGGCAAATTGAAATCAATCTAGGGCAAGAGATTGATTTAGATGCACTCTTGCATACCTTACATCACATTGGCTACGAGCGTAAGTCGATGGTAGAAGCCCCAGGAGAGTTTAGTTTGCGCGGGGGAATATTAGATATTTACCCATTAACTGAAGAATTACCATTTCGTATTGAATTCTTTGATACACAGGTTGATTCTATTCGATTATTTGATGTGGAAGAACAGCGCTCTCAAGATAAAAGGGAAAGTGTTCGGTTTGGTCCGGCAACAGAGTTTTTATTTTCACAGGAAGAATTGAAATCGGGAATTAAGCATCTTGAAGAAGGTTTGACTAAGACGATGCAAAAGCTTTCCGATGATAAATTAAAGACTGCTGTGCTTGAGACGGTTAGTCATGAAATTGAAATGTTGAAAAACGGGCAAAGTATAGAACAAATGTTTAAATATTTATCTATTTTCTATAAAGAACCTGCTAGTCTGATAGATTATTTACCAGAAAACGGTGTTGTAATTTTAGATGAGATTTCCCGTATTCAAGAAACAGCATCACATCTTGAAACAGAAGAAGCGGAATGGTATATCTCACTTCTTGGCGAAGGGACAATTATTCAGGATTTATCTTTCTCTCACTCATTTGAGGAGTTTCTTCATAATAAAAAAAGAAGTTTTGTATATTTAACGTTATTCTTACGCCATATAACACACACACATCCTCAAAATATTGTGAATGTGACATGTAAAACGATGCAAGATTTCCACGGACAGATGCAGTTGTTAAAAACTGAAATTGATAGATGGAATGAAGGGCATTTTACGACCGTTGTGCTTGGAACAGATGATGAACGTGTAAAAAAACTACAACATATTTTAAGTGATTATGATATTGATGCAGACATTGTAGAGGCCACAGATGTCTTATTGCCTGGAAGGTTACAAATTGCTGTAGGTGATTTACATGCAGGCTTTGAAATGCCGATGCAAAAGTTTGTTGTCATTACTGAAAAAGAGCTTTTTCATAAGAAGGTTAAAAAATCACAACGTAAGCAAAAGTTATCTAACGCTGAACGTATTAAAAGTTATTCGGAATTAAAAGTTGGAGACCATGTAGTTCATGTAAATCATGGTATAGGTAAATTTTTAGGTATTGAGACATTAGAGATTAATGGTGTTCATAAAGATTATTTAAATATTAAATATCAAGGTAATGATAAGTTATACGTTCCAATTGAACAAATTGATCAAGTGCAAAAATACGTAGGGTCTGAAGGTAAGGATCCAAAAGTTTATAAATTAGGCGGAAATGATTGGAAGAAGGTCAAAACGAAAGTTGAAAAATCTGTACAAGACATTGCAGATGACCTAATTAAATTATATGCCGAGCGTGAAGCCTCGAAAGGTTATGCATATACACCAGATACGGCAGAACAACAGGAATTTGAATCTTCTTTCCCATATCAAGAGACAGAGGATCAATTACGTTCTATTGAAGAGATTAAGAAAGATATGGAACGCGGACGTCCGATGGATAGGCTTCTTTGTGGCGACGTAGGATATGGAAAGACTGAAGTAGCTATTCGTGCGGCATTTAAAGCAATTATGGATGAAAAACAAGTTGCGATTTTAGTACCGACAACAATCCTTGCACAACAACACTATGAAACAATTCGAGAGCGTTTTCAAGATTATCCGATTAATATAGGGTTACTAAGTAGATTCCGCACACGAAAACAACAAAATGAAACGATTAAAGGTTTAAAAGATGGAACGGTAGATATTGTAATCGGAACGCATCGTATTCTATCTAAAGATGTTACGTATAAAGATTTAGGACTTCTCATTATTGATGAAGAACAAAGATTCGGCGTTACACATAAAGAAAAAATTAAACAATTGAAAGCAAATGTTGACGTGTTAACATTAACGGCAACTCCGATTCCACGTACACTTCATATGTCTATGCTTGGTGTGCGCGATTTATCTGTTATTGAGACACCACCAGAGAATCGTTTCCCAGTACAAACATATGTAGTAGAGTATAATCCAGCGTTAATGCGAGAAGCGATAGAGCGAGAGTTGGCAAGAGGCGGTCAAATTTACTTCCTATATAACCGTGTGGAGGATATTGAAAGAAAAGCAGATGAAATTTCGATGTTAGTTCCAGATGCTCGTGTAACATACGCACATGGGAAAATGAATGAAGGTGAATTAGAGTCTGTTATGCTATCGTTTTTAGAAGGGCAGCATGATGTTCTTGTAAGTACAACAATTATCGAGACGGGTGTAGATATTCCGAATGTAAATACATTAATTGTATTTGATGCAGATCGTATGGGATTATCGCAGTTGTATCAGCTTCGTGGGCGTGTTGGACGTTCTAATCGCGTCGCGTATGCCTACTTTGCATACAAACGTGATAAAGTGTTATCGGAAGTTGCAGAGAGGCGTCTGCAGGCAATTAAAGAGTTTACAGAGCTTGGATCTGGTTTCAAAATTGCGATGAGAGACTTATCAATTCGTGGTGCGGGTAATCTGTTAGGGGCAGAACAACATGGATTTATTGATTCTGTCGGATTTGATCTATATTCTCAAATGTTAAAAGATGCAATTGAGCAACGTAGAGGAACAGATGGAGTTGAAAATACCGTTAATGTTGAAATTGATTTAGAAGTAGATGCATATTTACCGGATGCGTATATTTCAGATAGTAAACAAAAAATTATGATGTATAAACAATTTAGAGGTATTTCTGCAATTGAAGATATTGAAGAGTTGCAGGAAGAGATGATCGACAGATTTGGTGATTACCCACAAGAAGTTGGTTATTTATTACAAATTGCAAACATTAAAGTGTTGGCGATGAAAGAACAAATTGAGTTAATTAAGCAAAATAAGTTTGAAGTAACATTCCTGTTTTCTGAACAAGCGAGCCAAAATATAGATGGTGGAAAATTATTCATGCTAGGAAGTAGTTTTGGTCGTATGATCGGTCTTGGTATGGAGGGGTCACAATTGAAAATTGTGATGAAAACGAATGGATTAGAGACATCGAAATGGTTAACAATTGCTGAAAATTTATTAAAAGGCTTACCAGATGTAAAAAAAGAAGTAATAAATGCCTAA
- a CDS encoding anti-sigma-F factor Fin family protein, protein MEGYYYCRHCGSNVGSIIAEKVYSDVLFQLTEQEVVDMIHFHENGNIYIKTICESCQETLASYPEYYEYEKFLQ, encoded by the coding sequence ATGGAAGGTTATTATTACTGTAGACATTGCGGAAGTAATGTGGGCTCCATTATCGCAGAAAAAGTATATAGCGACGTTTTGTTTCAACTAACAGAGCAAGAAGTAGTGGATATGATTCATTTTCATGAGAATGGAAATATATATATAAAAACGATTTGTGAATCGTGTCAAGAAACACTCGCATCTTATCCTGAGTATTATGAATATGAAAAATTTCTGCAATAA
- the glmU gene encoding bifunctional UDP-N-acetylglucosamine diphosphorylase/glucosamine-1-phosphate N-acetyltransferase GlmU has product MSNRFAVILAAGKGTRMKSKLYKVLHPVCGKPMVQHVVNEVSQLGLQKLVTVVGHGAEKVQEQLGNVSEFALQAEQLGTAHAVDQAASVLANEEGTTLVICGDTPLITAETMEALLQQHEEAGAMATVLTAYIEEPAGYGRIVRNENGHVEKIVEHKDANEKELAIKEINTGTYCFDNKALFASLSKVSNDNVQGEYYLPDVIEILKNEGHIVSAYQTEHFDETLGVNDRVALSQAEIIMKNRINRKNMVNGVTIIDPSNTYISADAIIGSDTVLHPGTVIEGNTVIGSDCEIGPHTVIRDSEIGDRTVIRQSTVHDSKLGTEVSVGPFAHIRPDSVIGDEVRVGNFVEIKKTVFGNRSKASHLSYIGDAQVGEDVNLGCGSITVNYDGKNKFKTVIGNGVFIGCNSNLVAPVTVEDGAYVAAGSTITENVPSKALSVARARQVNKEDYVDQLLNKKKS; this is encoded by the coding sequence ATGTCAAACAGATTTGCAGTGATTCTAGCTGCAGGTAAAGGCACACGTATGAAGTCCAAGCTATACAAAGTGCTGCATCCTGTATGTGGAAAACCAATGGTACAACATGTAGTCAATGAAGTATCTCAATTAGGATTGCAGAAACTTGTAACAGTCGTTGGACATGGTGCTGAAAAGGTACAAGAACAGCTAGGAAACGTAAGTGAGTTTGCATTACAAGCAGAACAACTTGGTACAGCTCATGCTGTCGATCAAGCTGCAAGTGTACTTGCAAATGAAGAAGGAACAACTTTAGTTATTTGTGGTGATACACCCCTAATAACTGCTGAAACGATGGAAGCATTGCTTCAGCAACACGAAGAAGCGGGAGCAATGGCGACGGTACTAACAGCGTACATAGAAGAGCCTGCTGGATATGGCCGTATCGTTCGTAATGAGAATGGTCATGTTGAAAAGATTGTTGAGCATAAGGATGCAAATGAAAAAGAATTAGCTATTAAAGAAATCAATACAGGTACGTATTGTTTTGATAATAAAGCTTTATTTGCTTCACTTTCTAAAGTTTCAAATGATAATGTACAGGGCGAATATTACCTTCCGGACGTTATTGAAATTTTAAAAAATGAAGGTCATATTGTATCAGCTTATCAAACAGAGCACTTCGATGAAACGTTAGGTGTTAACGACAGAGTCGCTCTATCGCAAGCGGAAATTATTATGAAAAATCGTATCAACCGAAAGAACATGGTAAATGGTGTTACAATTATTGATCCAAGTAACACATACATTTCTGCGGATGCAATTATTGGTAGTGATACAGTTCTTCACCCAGGAACGGTTATTGAGGGGAACACTGTAATTGGTTCTGATTGTGAAATTGGACCGCATACAGTAATTCGCGATAGTGAAATTGGAGATCGTACGGTAATTCGTCAATCTACTGTACATGACAGCAAACTTGGTACAGAAGTATCAGTTGGTCCATTTGCACATATTCGCCCAGATTCAGTTATTGGAGATGAAGTGCGCGTTGGAAACTTCGTAGAAATCAAAAAAACTGTTTTTGGTAATAGAAGTAAAGCTTCACACTTAAGTTATATCGGGGATGCACAAGTTGGAGAAGACGTGAATCTTGGTTGTGGTTCAATTACGGTGAACTACGACGGCAAGAATAAATTTAAAACTGTAATTGGTAACGGGGTATTTATTGGATGTAATTCAAACCTTGTTGCTCCTGTAACAGTTGAAGATGGTGCTTATGTGGCAGCAGGCTCTACAATAACAGAGAATGTTCCATCAAAAGCATTATCAGTAGCACGTGCACGTCAAGTTAACAAAGAAGACTATGTTGATCAATTGCTGAATAAGAAAAAATCATAA
- a CDS encoding ribose-phosphate diphosphokinase has translation MSTQYLNSNLKVFSLNSNKELAEQIAKHIGVGLGKCSVDRFSDGEVQINIEESIRGCDVFIIQSTSFPVNEHIMELLIMIDALKRASAKTINIVIPYYGYARQDRKARSREPITSKLVANLLETAGATRVITLDLHAPQIQGFFDIPIDHLMGVPILSDYFEAKGLKDIVIVSPDHGGVTRARKMADRLKAPIAIIDKRRPRPNVSEVMNIIGNIEGKTAILIDDIIDTAGTITLAANALVENGASEVYACCTHPVLSGPAIERIQNSNIKELVVTNSIVLPEEKKIDKVHELSVAPLIGEAIIRVYEEESVSVLFN, from the coding sequence ATGTCGACTCAATATCTAAATTCTAATTTGAAAGTATTCTCTTTAAACTCTAATAAGGAACTTGCTGAGCAAATCGCAAAGCATATTGGAGTAGGACTAGGAAAATGTTCTGTTGATCGTTTTAGTGATGGAGAAGTTCAAATTAACATTGAAGAAAGTATCCGTGGTTGCGATGTATTCATTATTCAATCTACAAGCTTCCCAGTAAACGAACATATCATGGAATTGCTTATTATGATTGATGCATTGAAACGTGCATCTGCAAAAACAATTAATATTGTTATTCCTTACTATGGTTATGCGCGTCAAGACCGTAAAGCGCGTTCTCGTGAACCAATTACATCGAAACTTGTAGCAAACTTGCTTGAAACAGCAGGTGCAACTCGTGTAATCACTCTAGATTTACATGCTCCACAAATTCAAGGATTCTTTGATATCCCGATCGACCACTTAATGGGTGTACCGATTCTTTCAGATTACTTTGAAGCAAAAGGCCTTAAAGATATCGTAATCGTATCTCCTGATCACGGTGGTGTAACGCGTGCTAGAAAAATGGCGGATCGCCTAAAAGCGCCAATCGCTATTATTGATAAGCGTCGTCCTCGTCCGAATGTATCGGAGGTAATGAACATTATCGGTAACATCGAAGGCAAAACAGCAATTTTAATTGATGACATCATTGATACAGCTGGTACAATTACATTAGCGGCAAACGCTCTTGTTGAGAACGGTGCTTCTGAAGTATATGCTTGCTGTACACACCCAGTATTATCTGGCCCAGCAATTGAGCGTATTCAAAATTCGAATATTAAAGAGTTAGTTGTAACGAACTCTATCGTATTACCAGAAGAGAAGAAAATTGATAAAGTACATGAACTTTCAGTTGCTCCATTAATCGGAGAAGCAATCATTCGTGTATACGAAGAAGAATCTGTAAGTGTATTATTCAATTAA